Proteins encoded by one window of Lycium barbarum isolate Lr01 chromosome 11, ASM1917538v2, whole genome shotgun sequence:
- the LOC132620344 gene encoding casein kinase 1-like protein 1 isoform X1: MEPRVGNKFRLGRKIGSGSFGEIYLGTNIQSNEEVAIKLETVKTKHPQLLYESKLYRILQGGTGIPNVRWFGVEGDYNVLVMDLLGPSLEDLFNFCSRKLSLKTVLMLADQMINRVEFVHSKSFLHRDIKPDNFLMGLGRRANQVPYSYVYIIDFGLAKKYRDTSSHQHIPYRENKNLTGTARYASMNTHLGIEQSRRDDLESLGYVLMYFLRGSLPWQGLKAGNKKQKYEKISEKKVSTSIEALCRGYPTEFASYFHYCRSLRFEDKPDYAYLKRIFRDLFIREGFQFDYVFDWTILKYQQSHVAAPPSRPLGPGAGTSSGMPPIVPNAERQTGEEEGRQSADPSRRRSSGPLISAGRQTSPIGNDSMSRDAMFSSSTFMGRSSGSLRRDLVSGSRETFTMGNDSDPTHSRTPEASPATMHTISGGHRSSPLGGSSDPRYASSGRNASGIRNYESTLRGIETLHFDDEERAH, encoded by the exons ATGGAGCCTCGTGTGGGTAATAAGTTTCGACTTGGTCGCAAAATTGGCAGTGGATCGTTTGGTGAGATCTATCttg GTACTAATATACAGTCTAATGAGGAGGTTGCAATTAAGCTG GAAACTGTTAAGACAAAGCATCCACAGTTGCTATATGAATCGAAGTTGTATAGAATTCTTCAGGGAGGAA CTGGAATTCCAAATGTGAGGTGGTTTGGCGTGGAGGGAGATTACAATGTTCTGGTCATGGATTTACTAGGACCCAGTCTTGAAGATTTATTTAATTTCTGCAGCAGGAAGCTTTCCCTGAAGACAGTTTTAATGCTTGCTGATCAAATG ATTAATCGTGTTGAATTTGTTCATTCTAAATCATTTTTGCATCGAGATATCAAGCCAGACAATTTTCTTATGGGCTTGGGAAGGCGTGCAAATCAGGTCCCatattcttat GTTTACATAATTGACTTTGGTCTAGCCAAGAAGTATCGAGATACTTCATCTCACCAACACATTCCTTACCG AGAGAATAAAAACTTGACAGGCACTGCAAGATATGCCAGCATGAACACTCACCTCGGTATCG AACAAAGCAGGAGGGATGATTTGGAGTCTCTTGGATATGTTCTTATGTACTTCCTCCGAGGAAG TCTTCCTTGGCAAGGACTGAAAGCAGGAAATAAGAAGCAGAAGTATGAGAAAATTAGTGAAAAGAAGGTTTCAACATCTATTGAG GCTTTATGTCGAGGTTATCCTACTGAATTTGCATCATATTTCCATTACTGTCGTTCTCTCCGCTTCGAGGATAAACCAGATTATGCTTATCTGAAGAGAATATTCCGTGACCTCTTCATCCGTGAAG GCTTTCAGTTTGATTATGTTTTTGATTGGACTATATTGAAGTATCAGCAATCGCACGTTGCAGCTCCTCCTTCACGGCCTCTT GGCCCTGGTGCCGGAACCAGCTCAGGCATGCCTCCAATTGTTCCCAATGCAGAAAGACAGACAG gtgaagaagaaggaaggcAATCAGCAGATCCTTCTCGGAGGAGAAGTTCTGGGCCACTTATAAGTGCTGGAAGGCAGACGAGTCCTATTGGAAATGATTCCATGAGCAGGGATGCTATG TTTTCAAGCTCCACTTTTATGGGAAGATCTAGTGGGTCTTTGAGGCGAGATCTAGTCTCTGGGAGCCGGGAGACTTTCACAATGGGGAATGACTCCGACCCTACACATTCTCGCACACCTGAGGCAAGTCCAGCGACCATGCACACGATATCAGGTGGACATAGAAGCTCTCCACTTGGTGGATCGTCTGATCCTAGATATGCCTCATCTGGCAGGAATGCTTCTGGCATAAGGAACTATGAATCCACGCTCAGAGGAATTGAGACTCTACATTTTGACGATGAAGAGAGGGCTCATTGA
- the LOC132620344 gene encoding casein kinase 1-like protein 2 isoform X3 has translation MDLLGPSLEDLFNFCSRKLSLKTVLMLADQMINRVEFVHSKSFLHRDIKPDNFLMGLGRRANQVPYSYVYIIDFGLAKKYRDTSSHQHIPYRENKNLTGTARYASMNTHLGIEQSRRDDLESLGYVLMYFLRGSLPWQGLKAGNKKQKYEKISEKKVSTSIEALCRGYPTEFASYFHYCRSLRFEDKPDYAYLKRIFRDLFIREGFQFDYVFDWTILKYQQSHVAAPPSRPLGPGAGTSSGMPPIVPNAERQTGEEEGRQSADPSRRRSSGPLISAGRQTSPIGNDSMSRDAMFSSSTFMGRSSGSLRRDLVSGSRETFTMGNDSDPTHSRTPEASPATMHTISGGHRSSPLGGSSDPRYASSGRNASGIRNYESTLRGIETLHFDDEERAH, from the exons ATGGATTTACTAGGACCCAGTCTTGAAGATTTATTTAATTTCTGCAGCAGGAAGCTTTCCCTGAAGACAGTTTTAATGCTTGCTGATCAAATG ATTAATCGTGTTGAATTTGTTCATTCTAAATCATTTTTGCATCGAGATATCAAGCCAGACAATTTTCTTATGGGCTTGGGAAGGCGTGCAAATCAGGTCCCatattcttat GTTTACATAATTGACTTTGGTCTAGCCAAGAAGTATCGAGATACTTCATCTCACCAACACATTCCTTACCG AGAGAATAAAAACTTGACAGGCACTGCAAGATATGCCAGCATGAACACTCACCTCGGTATCG AACAAAGCAGGAGGGATGATTTGGAGTCTCTTGGATATGTTCTTATGTACTTCCTCCGAGGAAG TCTTCCTTGGCAAGGACTGAAAGCAGGAAATAAGAAGCAGAAGTATGAGAAAATTAGTGAAAAGAAGGTTTCAACATCTATTGAG GCTTTATGTCGAGGTTATCCTACTGAATTTGCATCATATTTCCATTACTGTCGTTCTCTCCGCTTCGAGGATAAACCAGATTATGCTTATCTGAAGAGAATATTCCGTGACCTCTTCATCCGTGAAG GCTTTCAGTTTGATTATGTTTTTGATTGGACTATATTGAAGTATCAGCAATCGCACGTTGCAGCTCCTCCTTCACGGCCTCTT GGCCCTGGTGCCGGAACCAGCTCAGGCATGCCTCCAATTGTTCCCAATGCAGAAAGACAGACAG gtgaagaagaaggaaggcAATCAGCAGATCCTTCTCGGAGGAGAAGTTCTGGGCCACTTATAAGTGCTGGAAGGCAGACGAGTCCTATTGGAAATGATTCCATGAGCAGGGATGCTATG TTTTCAAGCTCCACTTTTATGGGAAGATCTAGTGGGTCTTTGAGGCGAGATCTAGTCTCTGGGAGCCGGGAGACTTTCACAATGGGGAATGACTCCGACCCTACACATTCTCGCACACCTGAGGCAAGTCCAGCGACCATGCACACGATATCAGGTGGACATAGAAGCTCTCCACTTGGTGGATCGTCTGATCCTAGATATGCCTCATCTGGCAGGAATGCTTCTGGCATAAGGAACTATGAATCCACGCTCAGAGGAATTGAGACTCTACATTTTGACGATGAAGAGAGGGCTCATTGA
- the LOC132620344 gene encoding casein kinase 1-like protein 1 isoform X2 produces the protein MEPRVGNKFRLGRKIGSGSFGEIYLGTNIQSNEEVAIKLETVKTKHPQLLYESKLYRILQGGTGIPNVRWFGVEGDYNVLVMDLLGPSLEDLFNFCSRKLSLKTVLMLADQMINRVEFVHSKSFLHRDIKPDNFLMGLGRRANQVYIIDFGLAKKYRDTSSHQHIPYRENKNLTGTARYASMNTHLGIEQSRRDDLESLGYVLMYFLRGSLPWQGLKAGNKKQKYEKISEKKVSTSIEALCRGYPTEFASYFHYCRSLRFEDKPDYAYLKRIFRDLFIREGFQFDYVFDWTILKYQQSHVAAPPSRPLGPGAGTSSGMPPIVPNAERQTGEEEGRQSADPSRRRSSGPLISAGRQTSPIGNDSMSRDAMFSSSTFMGRSSGSLRRDLVSGSRETFTMGNDSDPTHSRTPEASPATMHTISGGHRSSPLGGSSDPRYASSGRNASGIRNYESTLRGIETLHFDDEERAH, from the exons ATGGAGCCTCGTGTGGGTAATAAGTTTCGACTTGGTCGCAAAATTGGCAGTGGATCGTTTGGTGAGATCTATCttg GTACTAATATACAGTCTAATGAGGAGGTTGCAATTAAGCTG GAAACTGTTAAGACAAAGCATCCACAGTTGCTATATGAATCGAAGTTGTATAGAATTCTTCAGGGAGGAA CTGGAATTCCAAATGTGAGGTGGTTTGGCGTGGAGGGAGATTACAATGTTCTGGTCATGGATTTACTAGGACCCAGTCTTGAAGATTTATTTAATTTCTGCAGCAGGAAGCTTTCCCTGAAGACAGTTTTAATGCTTGCTGATCAAATG ATTAATCGTGTTGAATTTGTTCATTCTAAATCATTTTTGCATCGAGATATCAAGCCAGACAATTTTCTTATGGGCTTGGGAAGGCGTGCAAATCAG GTTTACATAATTGACTTTGGTCTAGCCAAGAAGTATCGAGATACTTCATCTCACCAACACATTCCTTACCG AGAGAATAAAAACTTGACAGGCACTGCAAGATATGCCAGCATGAACACTCACCTCGGTATCG AACAAAGCAGGAGGGATGATTTGGAGTCTCTTGGATATGTTCTTATGTACTTCCTCCGAGGAAG TCTTCCTTGGCAAGGACTGAAAGCAGGAAATAAGAAGCAGAAGTATGAGAAAATTAGTGAAAAGAAGGTTTCAACATCTATTGAG GCTTTATGTCGAGGTTATCCTACTGAATTTGCATCATATTTCCATTACTGTCGTTCTCTCCGCTTCGAGGATAAACCAGATTATGCTTATCTGAAGAGAATATTCCGTGACCTCTTCATCCGTGAAG GCTTTCAGTTTGATTATGTTTTTGATTGGACTATATTGAAGTATCAGCAATCGCACGTTGCAGCTCCTCCTTCACGGCCTCTT GGCCCTGGTGCCGGAACCAGCTCAGGCATGCCTCCAATTGTTCCCAATGCAGAAAGACAGACAG gtgaagaagaaggaaggcAATCAGCAGATCCTTCTCGGAGGAGAAGTTCTGGGCCACTTATAAGTGCTGGAAGGCAGACGAGTCCTATTGGAAATGATTCCATGAGCAGGGATGCTATG TTTTCAAGCTCCACTTTTATGGGAAGATCTAGTGGGTCTTTGAGGCGAGATCTAGTCTCTGGGAGCCGGGAGACTTTCACAATGGGGAATGACTCCGACCCTACACATTCTCGCACACCTGAGGCAAGTCCAGCGACCATGCACACGATATCAGGTGGACATAGAAGCTCTCCACTTGGTGGATCGTCTGATCCTAGATATGCCTCATCTGGCAGGAATGCTTCTGGCATAAGGAACTATGAATCCACGCTCAGAGGAATTGAGACTCTACATTTTGACGATGAAGAGAGGGCTCATTGA